A DNA window from Xanthomonas campestris pv. campestris str. ATCC 33913 contains the following coding sequences:
- a CDS encoding glycoside hydrolase family 2: MLMVRKAFRRGALWLLCGCVGWTAVEAAPAKVDPPGPYDVRVLAGGVGLSKTLAADAPMLAADADWSVSGWVRPAMDVPGTVRIAGLGDARGDGRFFVIDNGRLGFAQGDSVLRSKQALPVATWTQIAAVAQGARLTLYANGRQVASGTRVSRAVAPALVFGPRVPADAASLHFGGDIANFTARAGALDAAAIAQQARHAPNEILQRFEDASPGWRVQTKQMAGQLEPQPAATLPRSAAPFSAPVAKPVTNAPALQPLDALSWRVGGWQLAAAPDLGTRGGAELSRGAAPSSSAWHVATVPGTVLTTLVDRGVYPDPDIGLNNMAIPESLSRQDWWYRSTFELPASTQGKRLELVFNGINYAGEIWVNGVQVGRTRGAFARGRFDVSSYLTPGRNAIAVRVSPPPHPGIAHEQSMTAGVGENGGMQALDGPTFIASEGWDWIPAVRDRNAGLWQDVQLHATGPLAVGDTHVVTAKLAPGHRRAELEIAVPLRNTSGTAVQGTVQLAFGDVRIQREVNVPAGGTTLTLTAADTPELVVTNPRLWWPNGYGEPSLYTLQVGVAAGGVQSDLQQLRFGIREVTYELSLFDERGALRRVLVDLNQARQRGERIVDVRHAAIRPVPGGNAQSLYPGALASPAVTQLDDSTLAPHLVLRINGVRIAIKGGNWGMDDWRKRVSRERLEPYFRLQRDAHFNVVRNWVGQNTGASFFDLADEYGMLVLNDFWQSTQNYNMEPADAALFLANAAEVITRFRNHPSIVLWFGRNEGVPAPILNEGLDALVAALDGTRWYTASSNEVNLQGSGPYNYREPVAYFNKLAQGFSVEVGTPSFSTLESFKASVPAVQDQWPISDSWAYHDWHQSGNGDTASFMRSLSDKLGAPTSLDDFERKAQLLNYETYRAIFEGFNAQLWTKNSGRLLWMSHPAWPSNMWQIYSHDYDTHAAYYGVRNAAEPLHVQMNLPGHEVVVVNNTTTAVRGLRVRAETYAADGRLLQQREQAVDAAAVAVSAPVLQLTPLLANAKDLGFVRLQLLERDGTVRSRNFYWVARDAAAMRCLDALAPVPLELTTQLQAGDAPVLSATVRNPSQHVALGAKLTLVDAQGQRILPAYYSDNYLNLAPGESRTVEIRGPAEASLRAARVQLRGWNLAPSSGTASGSP, from the coding sequence ATGCTGATGGTTCGCAAGGCGTTCCGCCGTGGAGCGCTGTGGCTGTTGTGTGGTTGCGTGGGCTGGACTGCAGTGGAGGCTGCACCCGCCAAGGTCGATCCGCCCGGTCCTTATGACGTGCGCGTGCTCGCAGGCGGCGTTGGCTTGAGCAAGACGCTGGCCGCTGATGCACCGATGCTGGCGGCCGACGCAGACTGGAGTGTGTCCGGTTGGGTGCGTCCTGCCATGGACGTGCCCGGTACCGTGCGCATTGCAGGTCTAGGTGATGCGCGCGGCGACGGGCGCTTCTTCGTGATCGACAACGGCCGTCTTGGTTTTGCCCAAGGCGATAGCGTGCTGCGCAGCAAACAGGCGCTGCCGGTAGCTACGTGGACGCAGATTGCAGCGGTGGCGCAAGGTGCACGGCTGACGCTGTATGCCAATGGACGCCAGGTGGCCAGTGGCACGCGCGTGTCACGTGCGGTGGCGCCGGCGCTGGTCTTTGGCCCACGTGTGCCGGCCGATGCCGCGTCGCTGCACTTCGGTGGCGACATCGCCAATTTCACTGCGCGCGCCGGTGCGCTCGATGCAGCAGCTATTGCGCAGCAGGCACGGCACGCGCCGAATGAAATATTGCAGCGCTTCGAAGATGCGTCGCCAGGCTGGCGCGTGCAGACCAAACAGATGGCTGGGCAGCTCGAACCGCAACCGGCCGCCACGCTGCCACGCAGCGCCGCACCGTTCTCCGCACCGGTGGCCAAGCCCGTCACCAATGCGCCCGCATTGCAGCCGCTGGATGCGCTGTCATGGCGCGTGGGCGGCTGGCAGCTGGCCGCTGCGCCTGACCTCGGCACGCGTGGTGGTGCCGAGCTGTCGCGTGGCGCTGCACCTTCCAGTAGCGCATGGCATGTGGCCACCGTGCCGGGCACGGTACTCACCACGCTGGTCGATCGCGGTGTGTATCCAGATCCGGATATCGGCCTCAACAACATGGCCATTCCCGAATCGCTGAGCCGCCAGGACTGGTGGTACCGCAGCACCTTTGAGCTGCCTGCCAGCACACAGGGCAAGCGCCTGGAACTGGTGTTCAACGGCATCAATTACGCCGGCGAGATCTGGGTCAACGGCGTGCAGGTGGGGCGTACGCGTGGCGCATTCGCGCGTGGGCGGTTCGATGTCAGCAGCTACCTCACGCCCGGCCGCAATGCGATTGCCGTGCGTGTTTCGCCGCCGCCGCATCCGGGCATTGCGCACGAGCAGTCGATGACCGCCGGCGTTGGCGAGAACGGTGGCATGCAGGCACTGGATGGGCCCACCTTCATTGCCAGCGAAGGCTGGGACTGGATCCCGGCGGTGCGCGACCGTAATGCCGGGCTCTGGCAGGATGTACAGCTGCATGCCACCGGCCCGCTCGCGGTCGGCGACACGCACGTGGTCACCGCCAAACTGGCGCCCGGCCATCGCCGCGCCGAGCTGGAAATTGCCGTGCCATTGCGCAACACCAGCGGCACTGCGGTGCAGGGCACAGTGCAGCTTGCCTTCGGTGATGTGCGTATCCAGCGTGAGGTCAACGTGCCTGCGGGCGGCACCACGCTCACACTCACTGCCGCCGACACGCCGGAGCTGGTGGTGACCAATCCACGGCTGTGGTGGCCGAATGGGTATGGCGAGCCCTCGCTGTACACCTTGCAGGTCGGTGTCGCAGCGGGCGGTGTGCAGTCGGATCTGCAGCAACTGCGGTTCGGTATTCGCGAGGTCACTTACGAGCTGTCGTTGTTCGACGAACGTGGCGCACTGCGTCGTGTGCTGGTGGATCTCAATCAGGCCCGGCAGCGTGGCGAGCGCATCGTCGATGTGCGGCACGCCGCCATTCGCCCGGTGCCCGGTGGCAATGCGCAATCGCTGTATCCCGGCGCACTCGCGTCGCCAGCGGTGACGCAGCTGGATGACAGTACGTTGGCCCCGCATCTGGTGCTGCGCATCAACGGTGTGCGGATTGCGATCAAGGGCGGTAATTGGGGTATGGACGATTGGCGCAAGCGCGTCTCACGCGAGCGCCTGGAGCCGTACTTCCGCCTGCAGCGCGATGCGCACTTCAACGTGGTGCGCAATTGGGTGGGGCAGAACACCGGAGCGAGCTTCTTCGACCTGGCCGACGAATACGGCATGTTGGTGTTGAACGACTTCTGGCAATCCACGCAGAACTACAACATGGAGCCGGCCGACGCGGCGCTGTTCCTGGCCAATGCCGCCGAGGTCATCACGCGCTTCCGCAACCACCCTTCGATTGTGCTGTGGTTCGGCCGCAACGAAGGCGTTCCCGCGCCGATCCTCAACGAGGGCCTGGACGCGCTGGTCGCCGCGCTCGATGGCACACGCTGGTACACCGCCAGTTCCAACGAAGTGAATCTGCAAGGCAGCGGCCCGTACAACTATCGCGAGCCGGTGGCGTACTTCAACAAGCTGGCACAGGGCTTCTCGGTGGAAGTGGGTACACCGTCGTTCTCCACCCTGGAGTCCTTCAAGGCGTCGGTACCTGCGGTGCAGGATCAATGGCCGATCAGTGACAGCTGGGCGTATCACGACTGGCATCAGTCCGGCAACGGCGATACCGCCAGCTTCATGCGCTCACTCAGCGACAAGCTTGGCGCACCAACCAGTCTGGACGATTTCGAACGCAAGGCGCAGCTGCTCAATTACGAAACCTACCGCGCCATCTTCGAAGGGTTCAACGCGCAGTTGTGGACGAAGAACAGCGGCCGGCTGCTGTGGATGAGCCACCCGGCGTGGCCCAGCAACATGTGGCAGATCTACAGCCACGATTACGACACCCACGCCGCGTACTACGGCGTGCGCAATGCCGCCGAGCCACTGCATGTGCAGATGAATCTGCCCGGCCACGAAGTCGTGGTGGTCAACAACACGACCACAGCCGTGCGTGGCCTGCGTGTGCGGGCTGAGACCTATGCGGCCGACGGCCGCCTGCTGCAACAGCGCGAGCAGGCGGTGGATGCAGCAGCGGTGGCGGTGTCTGCACCCGTGCTTCAGCTGACGCCACTGCTGGCGAACGCAAAGGACCTGGGCTTTGTGCGGCTGCAGTTGCTGGAGCGCGACGGCACGGTGCGCTCGCGCAATTTCTACTGGGTGGCGCGCGACGCCGCTGCCATGCGCTGCTTGGACGCATTGGCGCCGGTGCCACTGGAGCTCACCACGCAGCTGCAGGCAGGCGATGCGCCGGTGTTGAGCGCCACTGTGCGGAACCCTTCGCAGCACGTGGCCCTGGGCGCCAAGCTCACCTTGGTGGATGCGCAAGGCCAGCGCATCTTGCCGGCCTACTACAGCGACAACTATCTCAATCTTGCGCCTGGCGAGAGCCGCACCGTGGAGATTCGCGGGCCGGCCGAGGCCAGCTTGCGCGCCGCGCGCGTGCAGTTGCGCGGGTGGAATCTTGCACCGTCTTCGGGCACCGCCAGCGGCAGTCCCTAG
- a CDS encoding glycoside hydrolase family 97 protein, translating into MRNLIQSALPAAALLLSLSVIPAVAQPLRVQSPTARTQVEFTLSEGGVPTYRVLYRNKVVLDDAPLGLDLGRNNKLGHGMTVQGSSSEDHDSRVTLTVGKTRQARDHYRQLRVQLVDAAQHRLEIELRAYDDGVALRYVLPKAGKLEIRNELTSFAFPRDYPCWTLNLGRFGTSHEGEYDAIAASKLRPHNLLELPLVCQTDAQGTTLAIGEANLRDYAGLYLTGRADGGLGVSAKLSPRLDQPALAVSIDAQGRDFATPWRVIMLGDTPASLIDSNLITLLNPPPAFDASWVRPGKSAWDWWSGSLASGVAQPGMNTATIQRYIDHAHQLKLEYMLIDDGWYHGSTGDGQYNSDADIRRPVEQLDLPGLVTYGRQRGVGLWLWAHWRALDAHMDEALAWYQQLGIKGIKVDFMDRDDQQMVDFYHRLLAKAAEHKLLVDLHGAYHPTGLIRTYPNYLTQEGVLGAEYNKWTTRITATHNLTLPFTRMLLGPMDYTPGGFRNVRPAAFKPQHIAPQVMTTRAQQLAMYVVYESPFAVVSDSPEQYENVPAAQFLRDVPASWDETRAIEGAIGEHIVLARRSGKDWYVGAMTNEQARTLQVPLTFLDKGTWTATIYADGAAPTEVNIETRKLTRNDTLQLQLAASGGAAIRLHKK; encoded by the coding sequence ATGCGAAACCTGATCCAGTCCGCATTACCGGCAGCGGCGCTGCTGCTGTCTTTGAGCGTTATTCCTGCTGTTGCGCAGCCATTGCGCGTGCAATCACCCACTGCACGCACGCAAGTGGAGTTCACGCTGAGCGAGGGCGGCGTTCCCACCTATCGCGTGCTGTATCGCAACAAAGTAGTGCTCGACGATGCACCGCTTGGACTGGATCTCGGCCGCAACAACAAGCTCGGCCACGGCATGACCGTGCAGGGCAGCAGCAGCGAAGATCACGACAGCCGCGTGACGCTGACGGTGGGAAAAACCCGCCAGGCACGCGACCACTATCGGCAGCTGCGTGTGCAGTTGGTCGACGCCGCACAACACCGGCTTGAGATCGAACTACGCGCCTACGATGACGGTGTCGCACTGCGTTATGTGCTGCCCAAGGCGGGCAAGCTCGAGATCCGCAACGAACTCACCAGCTTCGCGTTTCCACGCGATTACCCGTGCTGGACCTTGAACCTGGGCCGCTTCGGCACCAGCCACGAGGGCGAATACGACGCCATTGCCGCGTCGAAACTGCGCCCGCACAACCTGCTCGAACTGCCACTGGTGTGCCAGACCGATGCACAGGGCACGACACTGGCGATTGGCGAGGCCAATCTGCGCGATTACGCCGGCTTGTATCTCACCGGCCGTGCCGATGGCGGGCTGGGCGTGTCGGCAAAGCTGTCGCCACGGCTGGATCAACCCGCGCTGGCGGTGAGCATCGATGCGCAGGGCCGCGACTTCGCCACACCGTGGCGCGTGATCATGCTCGGCGACACGCCGGCATCGCTGATCGACTCCAATCTGATCACGCTATTGAATCCGCCACCTGCCTTCGATGCCAGTTGGGTGCGCCCCGGTAAATCGGCGTGGGATTGGTGGTCGGGCAGCCTGGCCAGTGGCGTTGCGCAGCCGGGCATGAATACCGCCACCATCCAGCGCTATATCGACCACGCGCATCAGTTGAAGCTGGAGTACATGCTGATCGATGACGGCTGGTATCACGGCAGTACCGGCGATGGGCAATACAACAGCGATGCGGACATTCGCCGCCCGGTGGAACAACTCGACCTGCCCGGCCTGGTGACGTATGGGCGCCAACGTGGTGTCGGCCTGTGGCTATGGGCGCATTGGCGCGCACTGGATGCGCACATGGACGAGGCGCTTGCGTGGTATCAGCAACTCGGCATCAAAGGCATCAAGGTCGACTTCATGGACCGCGACGACCAGCAGATGGTGGACTTCTACCACCGCCTGCTCGCCAAGGCCGCCGAACACAAACTGCTGGTGGATCTGCATGGTGCCTACCACCCCACCGGCCTCATCCGCACCTATCCCAACTACCTTACGCAGGAAGGCGTGCTCGGTGCCGAGTACAACAAGTGGACCACGCGCATCACCGCCACCCACAACCTCACCCTGCCCTTCACCCGCATGTTGCTCGGGCCGATGGACTACACCCCTGGCGGCTTCCGCAACGTGCGCCCGGCCGCGTTCAAGCCGCAGCACATCGCGCCACAGGTGATGACCACGCGCGCGCAGCAGCTGGCGATGTATGTGGTGTACGAGAGTCCGTTTGCGGTGGTGTCCGACAGCCCCGAGCAATACGAAAACGTGCCCGCAGCGCAATTTCTGCGCGATGTGCCTGCCAGCTGGGACGAAACCCGCGCGATCGAAGGCGCGATTGGCGAGCACATCGTGCTGGCGCGCCGCAGCGGCAAGGACTGGTATGTGGGTGCGATGACCAACGAACAGGCGCGCACGCTGCAAGTGCCGTTGACGTTCCTGGACAAGGGCACCTGGACAGCGACGATCTATGCCGATGGCGCAGCGCCCACCGAGGTGAACATCGAAACACGCAAGCTGACTCGCAATGACACATTACAGCTACAGCTGGCGGCAAGCGGCGGCGCGGCGATCCGGCTGCACAAGAAGTAG
- a CDS encoding carboxylesterase/lipase family protein, whose protein sequence is MFAASCALAVAGNAAALSPVAPPQVQTDHGPVRGQWQDDGSAVFRAIPFAAPPLGALRWRPPQPAPAWTEVRDATVAATPCVQPALGWNNAMAKRGTEDCLYVEVQTPALQPAKPLPVFVWIHGGANVAGGADGHLPTNLVAQDMLVVTLQYRLGAFGFLSLPELRDGDNAAAGNYALLDQIAALQWVRDNIAQFGGDPARVTIAGQSAGGQDVGLLMLSPLARGLFSAAIEQSGTAGFGLPARSLQDNRALGVSIAARAGIDDAATRLAQLRALPAERVIQAAQGVDVPALDDDGYLWLQAVVDGRVLPRAPAALLADGKQAKVPLLIGYVVQELTYGGEQGAQARVRRDYPAQAHAVLQRQQRAQAKRTAREGSPAVQLSTDLTFRCPAVTVAQRQAALGAPVWHYVFDTAAPGGQVTHSAELPFLFKGLPIGTPPVNLQRYWAAFVQGGNPNATGLPAWPAFAPTHAALRFDASGVQPIKDARPATCDGINLP, encoded by the coding sequence ATGTTTGCCGCAAGTTGCGCGTTGGCCGTTGCCGGCAACGCCGCTGCCCTCTCGCCGGTCGCGCCGCCGCAGGTGCAGACCGACCACGGCCCGGTGCGCGGCCAATGGCAGGACGATGGCAGCGCGGTGTTCCGCGCGATTCCGTTTGCCGCCCCGCCGTTGGGTGCGCTGCGCTGGCGGCCGCCGCAACCGGCACCGGCCTGGACAGAGGTGCGCGATGCCACAGTCGCCGCCACCCCGTGCGTGCAGCCTGCACTGGGCTGGAACAACGCCATGGCCAAGCGCGGCACCGAAGACTGCCTGTATGTAGAGGTGCAGACGCCCGCGTTGCAGCCAGCCAAACCGCTGCCGGTGTTCGTGTGGATCCATGGCGGCGCCAATGTGGCCGGTGGCGCCGATGGGCATCTGCCGACCAACCTGGTGGCGCAGGACATGCTGGTGGTGACGCTGCAATATCGCCTGGGTGCGTTCGGTTTTCTGTCGCTGCCGGAATTGCGCGATGGCGACAATGCTGCCGCCGGCAATTACGCCTTGCTCGACCAGATCGCCGCGTTGCAGTGGGTGCGCGACAACATCGCCCAGTTCGGTGGCGACCCGGCGCGTGTGACCATCGCCGGGCAATCGGCCGGCGGCCAGGACGTGGGCCTGCTGATGCTCAGCCCGTTGGCACGCGGCCTGTTTTCCGCGGCGATCGAACAGAGCGGCACCGCCGGCTTTGGCTTGCCGGCGCGGTCGCTGCAAGACAACCGCGCACTGGGTGTCAGCATCGCCGCACGTGCCGGTATCGACGATGCAGCGACGCGGCTGGCACAGCTGCGTGCGCTGCCGGCCGAGCGTGTGATCCAGGCCGCGCAAGGTGTGGACGTGCCCGCGCTGGATGACGATGGCTATCTCTGGTTGCAGGCGGTGGTGGACGGGCGCGTGTTGCCGCGTGCGCCAGCGGCGCTGCTGGCCGATGGCAAACAGGCCAAGGTGCCGCTGCTGATCGGGTATGTGGTGCAGGAGCTCACCTATGGCGGCGAGCAGGGCGCGCAGGCACGTGTACGCCGCGACTACCCGGCGCAGGCCCACGCCGTGCTGCAACGGCAGCAACGTGCGCAGGCAAAGCGCACCGCGCGCGAAGGCAGCCCCGCCGTGCAGCTGTCTACCGATCTCACCTTCCGCTGCCCTGCGGTCACCGTCGCGCAGCGGCAGGCAGCACTCGGCGCGCCGGTGTGGCATTACGTGTTCGATACCGCCGCACCCGGTGGCCAGGTGACCCATAGTGCCGAGTTGCCATTCCTGTTCAAGGGCCTGCCGATCGGTACGCCGCCGGTGAACCTGCAGCGTTATTGGGCAGCGTTCGTGCAGGGTGGCAATCCCAACGCGACCGGCTTGCCGGCCTGGCCGGCGTTCGCGCCGACACATGCGGCGCTGCGCTTCGATGCCAGCGGCGTGCAGCCCATCAAGGACGCACGCCCGGCAACGTGTGACGGGATCAATCTGCCGTAA
- a CDS encoding tRNA/rRNA methyltransferase, with protein MKQHDGRGARPPRDTAGSGAAPLNPWGRAAPRAPAPSAPAPRTSAAAPAAASANNARELRLYGINAIQAVFKARPQALRKIYLTEARIPQFKALLAWCVAQRLGYRVVEEADLTKLASSTHHEGIVAEVLRVPPQPLQDWLAALPQGPVLALWLDGVGNPHNFGAILRSSAHFGVAGLLLPAGSTLGLSGAAARVAEGGAEAVPLVQLPDNAQAMAQLRQAGFAVAATLVDGGQDVFATALPQRLVYVMGAESEGMDRQFASACDLQLSIHGSGLVESLNVASATAVFQAAWRARALTGA; from the coding sequence ATGAAACAGCATGATGGGCGTGGCGCACGGCCGCCGCGCGACACCGCCGGCAGCGGCGCAGCGCCGCTCAATCCGTGGGGCCGTGCGGCGCCACGCGCACCCGCGCCGTCTGCACCGGCGCCACGCACCAGCGCTGCGGCGCCGGCCGCGGCCAGCGCCAACAATGCGCGCGAGCTGCGGCTGTACGGCATCAATGCGATCCAGGCGGTGTTCAAGGCGCGCCCGCAGGCGCTGCGCAAGATCTACCTGACCGAAGCGCGTATCCCGCAGTTCAAGGCCTTGCTGGCCTGGTGCGTGGCGCAGCGCCTGGGCTACCGCGTGGTGGAAGAGGCCGACCTCACCAAGCTGGCGTCCAGCACGCATCACGAAGGCATCGTGGCCGAGGTGTTGCGGGTGCCGCCGCAGCCGCTGCAGGACTGGCTGGCGGCCTTGCCGCAAGGCCCGGTGCTGGCGCTGTGGCTGGATGGGGTGGGCAACCCGCACAACTTCGGCGCCATCCTGCGCTCGTCGGCGCACTTCGGTGTGGCCGGCCTGTTGTTGCCGGCCGGCTCCACGCTGGGGTTGTCCGGTGCCGCCGCGCGCGTGGCCGAGGGCGGCGCTGAAGCGGTGCCGCTGGTGCAGCTTCCCGACAACGCGCAGGCGATGGCGCAGCTGCGGCAGGCCGGCTTTGCGGTGGCCGCCACGCTGGTGGACGGCGGGCAGGATGTGTTTGCCACCGCGTTGCCGCAGCGCCTCGTCTACGTGATGGGGGCGGAAAGCGAAGGCATGGACCGGCAGTTCGCCAGCGCCTGCGATCTGCAGTTATCCATCCACGGCAGCGGCCTGGTGGAAAGCCTCAACGTGGCCTCCGCCACCGCTGTCTTCCAAGCCGCCTGGCGCGCACGCGCGCTGACAGGAGCGTAA
- a CDS encoding alanine/glycine:cation symporter family protein gives MEALINGINGIVWSKALIFMCLGAGVYFTIRTRFMQVRGFVEMVRLTVGGQKSDAGVSSFQALAMSMAGRIGIGNIAGVATAIAFGGPGAIFWMWVMGFLGASTSYVESTLAQIYKIKDADGRYRGGPAYYIEKAMGLKWYALTFAVATIIATGFLMPGVQANAIADSAINACRGTSLCGAMDGQWMGLPMRDAAKLGIGILVACMLAVIIFGGVKRIANFAEVVVPFMAMGYILMALVIMVLNAERVPDMFATIFSSAFGSHAAFGALLGLAVEWGVKRGIYANEAGQGTGPHAAAAAEVSHPAKQGYVQAFAIYFDTMMVCTATAFLILTTGKYNVYSPDGAKPGLYAGLVGVEEGPGYAQAAVESVLPGWGAGFVAIALFFFAFTTIMAYYYMAETNLSYINGNRRRPLTVLLLRLGILGMVIFGAFHNAQLAWALGDIGVGVMAWLNIIAILILHKPAMLALKDYERQKRQGLDPVFDPVSLGIKNADFWTQR, from the coding sequence GTGGAAGCACTCATCAATGGCATCAACGGTATCGTCTGGAGCAAGGCACTGATCTTCATGTGTCTGGGCGCCGGCGTGTACTTCACCATCCGCACCCGCTTCATGCAGGTGCGCGGATTCGTGGAAATGGTCCGCCTCACCGTGGGCGGGCAGAAATCCGATGCCGGCGTGTCGTCGTTCCAGGCCCTGGCGATGTCGATGGCCGGGCGCATTGGCATTGGCAATATTGCCGGCGTGGCCACCGCCATCGCCTTCGGCGGGCCGGGCGCGATCTTCTGGATGTGGGTGATGGGCTTTCTGGGCGCATCCACCTCGTATGTGGAATCGACGCTGGCGCAGATCTACAAGATCAAGGATGCCGATGGCCGCTATCGCGGTGGCCCGGCCTACTACATCGAAAAGGCCATGGGCCTGAAGTGGTACGCGCTCACCTTCGCAGTGGCCACCATCATCGCCACCGGCTTTTTGATGCCCGGCGTGCAGGCCAATGCCATCGCCGATAGCGCCATCAACGCCTGCCGCGGCACCAGCCTGTGCGGCGCGATGGATGGGCAGTGGATGGGCCTGCCGATGCGCGATGCCGCCAAGCTGGGCATCGGCATCCTGGTGGCCTGCATGCTGGCGGTGATCATCTTCGGCGGCGTCAAGCGCATCGCCAACTTCGCCGAGGTCGTGGTGCCGTTCATGGCCATGGGCTACATCCTGATGGCGCTGGTCATCATGGTGCTCAACGCCGAACGCGTGCCGGACATGTTTGCCACCATCTTCAGCAGCGCCTTCGGCAGCCATGCCGCGTTCGGTGCGTTGCTGGGCCTGGCGGTGGAATGGGGCGTCAAGCGCGGCATCTACGCCAACGAAGCCGGGCAGGGCACCGGCCCGCACGCCGCCGCCGCGGCCGAGGTCTCGCACCCGGCCAAGCAGGGCTACGTACAGGCGTTTGCGATCTACTTCGACACCATGATGGTGTGCACCGCCACCGCCTTCCTGATCCTCACCACCGGCAAGTACAACGTGTATTCGCCCGATGGCGCCAAGCCGGGGCTGTATGCGGGCCTGGTCGGCGTGGAAGAGGGCCCGGGCTATGCGCAGGCCGCGGTGGAATCGGTGCTGCCGGGCTGGGGTGCGGGCTTCGTGGCGATCGCGCTGTTCTTCTTCGCCTTCACGACGATCATGGCCTATTACTACATGGCCGAAACCAATCTGAGCTACATCAACGGCAACCGCCGGCGTCCGCTCACCGTGCTGCTGCTGCGCCTGGGCATCCTGGGCATGGTGATCTTCGGCGCGTTTCATAATGCGCAGCTGGCATGGGCGCTGGGCGACATCGGCGTCGGCGTCATGGCCTGGCTCAACATCATCGCCATCCTGATCCTGCACAAGCCGGCGATGCTGGCCTTGAAGGATTACGAACGGCAGAAACGCCAGGGGCTGGATCCCGTGTTCGATCCTGTCTCGCTCGGCATCAAGAACGCGGATTTCTGGACACAACGATGA
- a CDS encoding GNAT family N-acetyltransferase: MFDDLQLQGEGFVLRRWRQDDLDALLMHANDPWVPRGLSTRFPHPYTRADGEAFLAGKVVDLRDPVLAIVIDGQACGSIALRRAGGGADAVAELGYWLGRAYWGRGWMTRSVQTYLAWALHALPLTRIDATVLDSNPASAQVLRKNGFVAQGVRRGALLRPDGTHDLHVFSRFAATR; encoded by the coding sequence ATGTTCGATGATCTGCAATTGCAGGGCGAAGGGTTCGTGCTGCGACGCTGGCGCCAGGACGACCTGGACGCCTTGTTGATGCATGCCAACGACCCGTGGGTGCCGCGCGGGCTGAGCACGCGCTTTCCGCACCCGTATACGCGTGCCGATGGCGAGGCGTTTCTGGCCGGCAAAGTGGTGGATCTGCGCGACCCGGTGCTGGCCATCGTGATCGACGGCCAGGCCTGCGGCAGCATCGCGCTGCGTCGTGCGGGCGGTGGTGCAGACGCTGTCGCTGAACTGGGGTACTGGCTGGGCCGCGCGTATTGGGGGCGCGGCTGGATGACCCGCAGCGTGCAGACCTACCTCGCGTGGGCCTTGCACGCGTTGCCGCTCACACGCATCGATGCGACCGTACTGGACAGCAACCCGGCCTCTGCCCAGGTATTGCGCAAGAACGGGTTCGTGGCCCAGGGCGTGCGGCGCGGCGCACTGCTGCGCCCCGATGGCACGCACGATCTGCACGTTTTCAGCCGGTTCGCGGCCACACGCTGA